From one Solanum stenotomum isolate F172 chromosome 12, ASM1918654v1, whole genome shotgun sequence genomic stretch:
- the LOC125849244 gene encoding mediator of RNA polymerase II transcription subunit 9, with translation MDHFGGGSWTMIPNIQTHSNPSTPSNQDNLFLQQQQFQQQQFNQPQLYQQQQQQQQQQQQQQQQQRYQQQMQQQQMQQQQQQMQQQQQQQQQQQQQHHQSLASHFHLLQLVENLADTIENGNRDQHSDALVTELKNQFEKCQQLLTSISGSISSRSMTVEGQKRKKAECEQMLNQRRDLISRYKSSVEELIKSEL, from the exons ATGGACCACTTTGGAGGAGGAAGTTGGACAATGATCCCCAACATCCAAACTCACAGTAATCCTTCGACACCTTCCAATCAAGACAATTTATTTCTTCAGCAACAGCAATTTCAACAACAACAGTTCAATCAACCGCAGCTCTATCAGCAacagcagcagcaacaacaacaacagcagcagcaacaacagCAACAACGGTATCAACAGCAGATGCAACAGCAACAAATGCAGCAACAGCAGCAACAGATgcagcaacaacaacagcagcagcagcaacaacaacaacagcacCACCAATCACTTGCTTCTCACTTCCATCTTTTACAG TTGGTGGAGAATTTAGCTGATACAATTGAAAATGGAAATCGAGATCAGCACTCAGATGCATTG GTAACTGAATTGAAAAATCAGTTTGAGAAGTGCCAGCAGCTGTTGACATCAATATCAGGGTCTATTAGCTCAAGATCTATG ACAGTTGAGGGACAAAAGCGCAAAAAGGCAGAATGCGAGCAAATGCTAAATCAACGGAG GGATCTTATTTCGAGGTACAAAAGTTCGGTTGAGGAGCTTATTAAGTCTGAACTGTAA